A window of Haloarchaeobius litoreus contains these coding sequences:
- a CDS encoding NAD-binding protein, with protein sequence MGLLDRLTSARLPVALTAASAVLSIATGIASIGTTRPGPLSPYVPEAVQQTAGFTGTMTGFLLLFSAYALRRRRRGAWYSALLLLPLTALQGVIQTSPYSYPLVGLSLLAIPGLLVNRRRFDRKLSLSTSQLAAGVILASVQVYGTVGAYALRDEFPAIREGSTGLVDAFYYTIVTASTVGYGDVTPAPTSTRGRLFALSVVVLGVVSFTVALGTLLAPLLEARFQRALGRMTETQLDLLEDHVIVLGYGDLTEPILTELTEGDVPFVVIVPDQARAAELSDRGMNVITADPSDEEPLQRAQLADATAVVTATNNDAEDALAVLTARQLRPDVRIVAAATDRENVKKLKRAGADTVISPAAIGGHLLVESALGRGDTEDVAEKILEDEGTTESED encoded by the coding sequence ATGGGACTGCTGGACAGGTTGACGAGCGCACGGCTGCCGGTCGCACTGACGGCCGCATCGGCCGTCCTCTCCATCGCGACGGGCATCGCGAGCATCGGGACGACCCGACCAGGCCCACTCTCACCGTACGTCCCGGAGGCCGTCCAGCAGACGGCCGGGTTCACCGGCACGATGACCGGCTTCCTGTTGCTGTTCAGCGCGTACGCACTCCGGCGGCGGCGACGGGGCGCGTGGTACAGCGCGCTGCTGTTGCTGCCGCTGACCGCGCTGCAGGGCGTCATCCAGACCAGTCCGTACTCGTACCCGCTCGTCGGACTGTCGCTGCTGGCGATCCCGGGGCTGCTGGTCAACCGCCGTCGCTTCGACCGGAAGCTCTCGCTGTCGACCTCGCAGCTGGCCGCTGGCGTCATCCTCGCGAGCGTCCAGGTGTACGGCACCGTCGGCGCGTACGCGCTCCGCGACGAGTTCCCCGCCATCCGCGAGGGCTCGACCGGACTGGTCGACGCGTTCTACTACACCATCGTCACCGCCAGCACGGTCGGCTACGGCGACGTGACCCCCGCCCCCACGTCGACGCGGGGGCGGCTGTTCGCCCTCTCGGTCGTCGTCCTCGGCGTCGTGAGCTTCACGGTCGCACTGGGGACGCTGCTCGCACCGCTGCTCGAAGCCCGGTTTCAACGCGCACTTGGGAGAATGACAGAGACACAGCTCGACCTGCTCGAAGACCACGTCATCGTCCTCGGCTACGGGGACCTGACCGAACCGATTCTGACCGAACTCACGGAGGGCGATGTCCCGTTCGTCGTCATCGTGCCCGACCAGGCACGAGCCGCAGAGCTCTCCGACCGCGGCATGAACGTCATCACGGCCGACCCGAGCGACGAGGAGCCGCTCCAGCGCGCCCAGCTCGCCGACGCCACCGCCGTCGTCACCGCGACGAACAACGACGCGGAGGACGCACTCGCGGTGCTGACCGCTCGACAGCTCCGGCCGGACGTCCGCATCGTCGCCGCGGCGACCGACCGCGAGAACGTCAAGAAGCTCAAGCGCGCCGGCGCGGACACCGTCATCAGCCCGGCGGCCATCGGCGGCCACCTGCTCGTCGAGTCAGCCCTCGGACGCGGCGACACCGAGGACGTGGCCGAGAAGATCCTGGAGGACGAGGGCACCACCGAGTCGGAGGATTAG
- a CDS encoding DUF7522 family protein, with translation MVVSDELEERLVSTCRTGFGDTLRSVILFTPDEWTLSYVRSDLRELEPALRDVKAEIVENERLGFTSQETYHSFAGEAPEGETLGAYRFTVRAFDHGYLCRVIVGEVGVVATTDEMNIDTFEDVATTLRKLIAD, from the coding sequence ATGGTAGTTTCAGACGAACTCGAGGAGCGACTCGTCTCGACCTGCAGAACCGGGTTCGGCGACACACTCCGGTCCGTCATCCTGTTCACGCCCGACGAGTGGACGCTGAGCTACGTCCGGTCGGACCTCCGGGAGCTCGAGCCCGCCCTCCGCGACGTGAAGGCCGAGATCGTCGAGAACGAACGACTCGGGTTCACCTCGCAGGAGACATATCACTCGTTCGCGGGCGAGGCCCCGGAGGGTGAAACCCTCGGCGCGTACCGGTTCACGGTCCGCGCGTTCGACCACGGCTACCTCTGCCGGGTCATCGTCGGCGAGGTGGGGGTCGTCGCCACGACCGACGAGATGAACATCGACACCTTCGAGGACGTGGCGACGACGCTCCGGAAGCTGATCGCCGACTAA
- a CDS encoding HPP family protein, translating to MLSGLRARLDRLLARIRRVERRELRDFRRWVEHTNNLLHLSVLVFVPLLIALVTYLSNASTALSFLLFPPLASGTYTLFSDPEGKYASPPKFVGGMTAGAVCGFLALELSGVAGINGSGVGFQSVSALDAGLSIFLTGAVTWALDLEEPTAFSTALLTLLTGGSRGEYVLSVVLSSAFVATAFYAWRELFYGRRAEYLYRTTQGDDHVLVPVRGETADETAMFAAHIAAAHDAGKVVLLDLVSEDEIAEAEAGLRRTADEATAADTGPADEAGDRMTEAQEQVAGQAAMRLERLAGRIRTRVGVPCEVVVASEGGNPDGVVLQTADETNCDLVVTPYEERHGSLSPFVKSLFDSAIDVVAFRSVSARSRWRRVLVAVARPGDNAHAMLDFAQRVARATGTVSVCTCIDGESQRRQAESMLVDLVDPFDGTFETRVSRDSIQRFLSANAPSHDLIVVGASTDRTAASRFLAPPTFEKVRDLDCDVAIVHRGG from the coding sequence ATGCTCTCGGGTCTGCGAGCGCGCCTCGACCGGCTCCTCGCTCGCATCCGTCGCGTCGAACGCCGCGAGCTGCGGGACTTCCGGCGCTGGGTCGAGCACACGAACAACCTCCTGCACCTCTCGGTGCTGGTGTTCGTCCCGCTGCTCATCGCGCTCGTCACGTACCTCTCGAACGCCTCGACGGCGCTGTCGTTCCTGCTGTTTCCACCGCTGGCCTCGGGGACGTACACCCTGTTCTCGGACCCGGAGGGGAAGTACGCCTCGCCGCCGAAGTTCGTCGGCGGGATGACCGCCGGTGCGGTGTGTGGCTTCCTCGCGCTCGAGCTCTCCGGCGTCGCCGGCATCAACGGCTCCGGTGTGGGCTTCCAGTCGGTCAGCGCACTCGACGCCGGGCTCAGCATCTTCCTCACCGGCGCGGTGACGTGGGCGCTCGACCTGGAGGAGCCGACCGCGTTCTCGACGGCGCTGCTGACCCTGCTCACGGGCGGGTCGCGCGGCGAGTACGTCCTGAGCGTCGTGCTCTCGTCGGCGTTCGTCGCGACGGCGTTCTACGCCTGGCGCGAGCTGTTCTACGGCCGGCGTGCGGAGTACCTCTACCGGACGACGCAGGGCGACGACCACGTGCTCGTCCCGGTCCGGGGGGAGACAGCGGACGAGACGGCGATGTTCGCCGCGCACATCGCGGCGGCACACGACGCGGGGAAGGTCGTCCTGCTCGACCTGGTCTCCGAGGACGAGATCGCCGAGGCCGAGGCTGGCCTCCGGCGCACTGCAGACGAGGCGACCGCCGCCGACACGGGTCCCGCCGACGAGGCCGGCGACCGGATGACGGAGGCACAGGAGCAGGTCGCGGGCCAGGCCGCGATGCGGCTGGAGCGCCTCGCCGGCCGCATCCGGACCCGTGTCGGCGTCCCCTGCGAGGTCGTCGTCGCGAGCGAGGGCGGGAACCCGGACGGTGTCGTGCTCCAGACGGCCGACGAGACGAACTGCGACCTCGTCGTGACGCCGTACGAGGAGCGCCACGGCAGCCTCTCGCCGTTCGTCAAGTCGCTGTTCGACAGCGCCATCGACGTGGTGGCGTTCCGCTCGGTGTCGGCGAGGTCCCGCTGGCGGCGCGTGCTCGTCGCGGTGGCCCGGCCGGGGGACAACGCCCACGCGATGCTCGATTTCGCCCAGCGCGTCGCCCGCGCCACGGGGACGGTGAGCGTCTGCACCTGCATCGACGGCGAGAGCCAGCGCCGCCAGGCGGAGTCGATGCTGGTCGACCTCGTCGACCCGTTCGACGGCACGTTCGAGACGCGGGTGTCACGGGACTCCATCCAGCGGTTTCTCTCCGCGAACGCGCCGTCGCACGACCTGATCGTCGTCGGGGCCAGCACCGACCGGACCGCCGCCTCGCGGTTCCTCGCACCGCCGACGTTCGAGAAGGTCCGCGACCTCGACTGTGACGTGGCCATCGTCCACCGCGGAGGGTGA
- a CDS encoding nucleoside phosphorylase, giving the protein MTQPHLLVEEGDVHDIALIPGDPGRVDRIAGHCDDSEVVAENREYKLVNATYEGVDLTICSTGIGCPSAAIAVEELSNVGVETFIRVGTTGALQHDVEIGDMIIATGAAKNEGTSKRYEAVEYPAVPDFDVMTALVHGAEANDEDVHVGPIASDDAYYAETDEYVQDWEEAGILSVEMEAATVFTLARRKGLAAGAICTVDGNLVKGTQKGTDTEDEELPEKAKNNVGRAIDISLEAVRALTE; this is encoded by the coding sequence ATGACACAGCCGCACCTGCTCGTCGAGGAGGGGGACGTACACGACATCGCGCTCATCCCGGGCGACCCGGGCCGCGTGGACCGCATCGCCGGCCACTGCGACGACAGCGAGGTCGTCGCCGAGAACCGCGAGTACAAGCTCGTCAACGCGACCTACGAGGGCGTCGACCTGACCATCTGCTCGACGGGCATCGGCTGCCCCTCCGCCGCCATCGCCGTCGAGGAGCTCTCGAACGTCGGCGTCGAGACGTTCATCCGCGTCGGGACGACCGGCGCGCTCCAGCACGACGTCGAGATCGGCGACATGATCATCGCCACCGGCGCGGCGAAGAACGAGGGCACGAGCAAACGGTACGAGGCCGTCGAGTACCCCGCAGTCCCCGACTTCGACGTGATGACCGCGCTCGTCCACGGCGCGGAGGCCAACGACGAGGACGTCCACGTCGGGCCCATCGCCAGCGACGACGCCTACTACGCCGAGACCGACGAGTACGTGCAGGACTGGGAGGAGGCGGGCATCCTGAGCGTGGAGATGGAGGCCGCGACCGTGTTCACGCTCGCCCGCCGGAAGGGCCTCGCCGCGGGTGCCATCTGCACCGTCGACGGCAACCTCGTGAAGGGCACCCAGAAGGGCACCGATACGGAGGACGAGGAGCTGCCCGAGAAGGCGAAGAACAACGTCGGCCGCGCCATCGACATCTCGCTGGAAGCGGTGCGGGCGCTCACGGAGTAG
- a CDS encoding VOC family protein yields MDPRISMVTLGVEDLDRATEFYRDGLGLSERESEGDIAFFETASTWLALYPREELADDATVSAEGSGFRGFSLAHNVDSEDRVDAVLAEAEDAGAEIVKPAQEVFWGGYSGYFADPDGFLWEVAWNPDFPLDG; encoded by the coding sequence ATGGACCCACGAATCAGCATGGTGACCCTCGGCGTCGAGGACCTCGACCGCGCGACCGAGTTCTACCGCGACGGGCTCGGCCTGTCGGAGCGAGAGTCCGAAGGCGACATCGCGTTCTTCGAGACGGCGAGCACCTGGCTCGCGCTGTACCCCCGTGAGGAGCTGGCCGACGACGCGACCGTTTCGGCGGAGGGCTCGGGTTTCCGGGGATTCTCCCTGGCGCACAACGTCGACTCCGAGGACCGCGTCGACGCCGTACTCGCGGAGGCCGAGGACGCCGGGGCGGAGATCGTCAAGCCCGCACAGGAGGTGTTCTGGGGCGGCTACTCGGGCTACTTCGCGGACCCGGACGGCTTCCTCTGGGAGGTCGCCTGGAACCCCGACTTCCCGCTCGACGGCTGA